In Oncorhynchus gorbuscha isolate QuinsamMale2020 ecotype Even-year linkage group LG26, OgorEven_v1.0, whole genome shotgun sequence, the DNA window TCCAAAATAAAAATGGAATGTCATAAATAATTTACATGATGCATGCTTTACACATTTAAACATGCATGTATTTATAACACTTCCAGTGAAATGGAGAGGTATAGGCTCACAGAGATCCTACCTGAGATTGAACATTCCTATATAAATTAATTAAGTTATAAGGTATAATTACACATCTTGCCTGGCCATTTTTTCATACACAAATACCTTCCAGGCACCTTCACAAAATCCCCCCTTCATTTCATAAATGACCTGCGCATATTTTCACAAGAGAGCGCTCACCTTCTTGGGTTTTGGCAAAATACCACCTGATGCTGAGTACACAACTGTTCGGTACTGAGATAGTGCCTCTCCGAAGCCATTAGCATAAAACCCAGAAAATGTTGGTACACTGTTTTTCAACACCGAGAGTCCGGCCTGACGAACCAAGAACGACGCCATCTTCCACGCCTTTGACGCTCGTAGCAATGCGGAGAGATAATTTTGGATGCACCCAAGCACCGCCCCTGAGCCTGCGCCCTCCTTTTACTCGAATATTTCTCATGATTAATTAACAAACAGTGTTTTTATGATAATTTATTGCGAACGGAGCTGAATCCGTAGTACAGTTGTATTACAAAACACTACATTTGTAGCAGCAAGAATTGCAGCAGTACATTTATTTATTCATGTGATCTGTAAATGTTTTCTAGTATTTCAGCAATATTAATATTTACAAGTACCAATAGCAATAAGATGCACAGTTACCACACATGGCACTCGGTAATAATGTATCATCACTACAATAGTTATTGATTAAAGAAATGTAAACCTTTCAGTAAGTACCTTATCAATGAAtactgtaggggagagtggggtatatTGAGCCATAAAAGTTAGATTATCCACCCCTTGTTTCTAAGAAACCATACAACAACATTAATCATGTGACCAAGTAGCAGAGGCACACAAGGTCTTATCTGATGTCAGTCTGAGCTTGCAAAACATATCAAGAATCTTGCGGACCAGTTTCGTGGGCTTAGTACACAATTATTGATATATTTTTTGCATTTATGGGCTATGTAGCCTCATGCAGAGAACTTGCCTATGAATTGGCACATCGAAACGACATCCCTGTCCCTGACAACTGGTCATGAAATGGAAGTGTTAATGATATTGAATAGACTGATCTATATCTGATTGTAGACATACATTTCAGATACACAAAATACCACACCCCCATTCCATGAATGAAACTTTGATCTACCAGCACCAGCACCCACTTACCCCAAGGCagctcaacctaccctgtccctatgcATACCCAGGGTAAATTGTGCCAAGAAGCCATTTTATTCTTTATGAGCTGTTTTCAAAACTTaaatgtttacatgaattctgattattttcagggatacacaacatcctgaaatatatgtagatatcaatGTTGGAACGAATACAGTATTTCTCTTGAtgtagtgatgctgaatgtaaaacaaTGGCTCAACATACCCCACAGCCAAAATATGTACAGGCCCCCTTTACATAACTGGGTAATTCTGCTTGAACACAGACCTCAATTACCTAATTCAAAAAAGTGCATATGAGAGGGGAAAGAATGTATTTGGAGGAATGAACTGGGTAATTGCCTCTCATTCTGTAGATTAAAATTATACTAAACGAGTGAGGTGCCAATGGACACCTTACACCTACACCCCTACCTTTCAAATCATTGTGCTTGATCTCCAGAAGTTTATTCTATGTACTTACTTACATATTTTGATTTCCATTCACCCCAAACAAGGTAAATAGTCAATGATATATTAAATTCAATATTAAATAAAAAGGACTGGTCATAAATAAATAAGTCAACTCataatatatacacatataataCAAATACAGCAAAATAAATATTTATCAGCCAAGTGAGATGAGTAATAATAGAAATTAAAATCGTACTTTGGACAAAAGTGGAAATGTAAACAGCTTGAGATAAATCTCCTTCACTTGGTGTTTCCACAGGTTTGGTCCCGCCAGTGGTTTCCCTCGGATCATGTAGAACCAGCAAATGATAACTCCTCTCTACACAGGAAAACAAAATGGTGTGTTTCGTCATCCGAAACTACACAGACACCACAAACATCATGTAATATAAAGCATATTCTGGACATACTTACTGTTCCCTCAACTTTTTACCTAATGGTTTTTGAAGGTGAGACGCCTGAAGAACTTGTTTATCTCAAATACTCCAGGTCTGACTGGTACCCCTGCGGTGCTGCTCTCTCCCAGCCTCACAATCTGTCCAGCAGTGATTGCTGCCCTGAGGCTCGTGCTCTTCACCACCCGAGACCCAGGCCCCAGGCCAGAGGTAGGCCGGGAGGACACAGTAATGTAGGAGGCATCCTTCTGCGGCTCCTGGTAACTTACTAAgacagagaaaaggggagaaacaGTTGATCAGCAGTGCTATTAACAGCCATAATCATATGCACAATTATAAAAGAATAAATACAGCACAGCACGTATCACCTGCAGCAGTAAGAATGGTGTCTGTGGTGCTGGCGAGCTCCAGGAGGATTGTGGGATATGCAGGATGTAACATGTAGAGCTTTCGGATGACTGGCATGGCTTGAACCGCTCCTGGTGCCACCTGTTAACAGAGCAAGACTTCAAATAGATTTCAACTACTGATCTCCATAGTACGATAGGTAAAGGATTACATATTTGTGCCTATCGGGTTGGGGTTAATTCCACTAATTAGAGGAGAGACACCAAAAGGGACTTTCTATCTTCCAACTGCCAACCTGAACATTGGCTATTGTTAACATTCTGGCAGCAGGGTTTTGGTTAATTCCACTAATTCAATTCTAATTCAATTCTCTCTTCCTGTAAATTCAATTTAATTTAATAAAAATTAAATGTTAGTCAATTATccaaagtgtctgctaaatgactagtcAGTCTTTGAATTCAGAAATAATTCAATTCCTCTCAATTCCAATGCTAGGTAAATTCCAAGAATTTAATTCCCAATTTAATATTATCCCcaacaattccacaaattaaattGAGAAATTAAATTCCCTCAGGCTTTCAGGCTCATCACATCCATGTTCACACAGCCTAGTTATACTGGAAATATAGAAATACAAGTTAAAATTATTTTAAACAAATCCTGCAGTACATTTTTCAATAATAACTTCATTAATTCCATTAACTGGAAAATGTACAAATATTAAATTCCCAAAATGTTTTACAATTGCAATTCAAACAGTTCAAACAGTCTAATTCCAATTTAAACAGTCTAATTCCAATTCAAACAGTCTAATTCCAATTCAAACAGTCTAATTCCAATTCAAACAGTCTAATTCCAATTCAAACAGTTCAAACAGTCTAATTCCAATTCAAACAGTTCAAACAGTCTAATTCCATAACTTGATGATTGTTGAAATTAGAATTGAATTCAACATAAATTATCCACTTCATGAGTGAATTCAAATATTTAATTTGAATTTCAAATGAAATTGGAATTGACCCCAGCCCTTGTGCCTATACCTATGAAGGATGAACCAACATAACACGTTCTCCAATAGAAAATGTATTCCTGCTCCTTATAAGTATTTAACTAGGGACTCACAGTTGTCTTGGTGAGGTTCTTTGGTGGTCTGACAGGGTCACCGGCCCAGAAAAGGAAAGCTGATTGACCAGATGTCATGATTGAGGTACCTTCCAGGTCAAGGCGTGGACAAATAAACTCTGTCTCCCACAGACTACGCCCACTGGCTCCATCAACCACCTGAACCTGAGATCACAGAGAGATGGATGGCCATCTTTGTAAATATGTACAACTGTCTGAGAAGTATAATAGCTATAGGTGTAAGTGTTTGTAGAAGAGATGATACTTTTCTCATTCTAGGGGCGCCAGACTTCTGTATGAGGAGATCTGGGATTCCATCATCGTTGAATTGGCCTGGTGCTGGACGACTGAGACAATGATAAATGATTCAGGTTATTTTAGTTCTATAACTTTATAGGGCAGGGGCTTTCAAACCTCTCCTTCGGGGATCCCCAGTCATTCCATATATTTGAACTAATCTAGAGCTAGCACACCCCATTCAACTTGTCAGCTAATTACCAAGCCCTTGAGTAGTTGAGCTAGTTCAGGTTTGAAAACCACTATTATAGGGTATTACTTTATAGTTTTATATATTGATTTCTGTATTTCTGGGGAAAGTGTTGCAAGAAAGGCACTGcacttgtgcacgtgacaataAAACTTGAAGCTATCCCTTTTAATGCTTAGTCATATACACCCTAATGATAAACTTCTCCATATATCATGGTGAACATATTTCCTACCTGTGTATGGCTGAGGAGGTAAGAGTCCACTCGGTGTGTGCGTCCTTCTCTCTCAGCACAGAGAGCTTGCTGGAGAGCTTGCCACACACCAGCACCCAGTCACTGCGGCTAGAGTTGAGGTTGGAGATAGGGTCCAGGCTGTTGTGGTTGTTACACAAGCCAGCCACTAGGGGGACCAAGAACTCCACTTGCTCAGTTCCACTGGACAGAGAAAGTCAAACAGTCGTTCAAACACGCACTCTATTGTAATTGTGTAACCGAGCACTTTTTTAGCCTTACCTGGAGATGTGTATGAGGGAGGAGTTGGTTTTCCTAAGCTTCTCCCAGCCGGGGTCCTTCAGTCTCAGACCAGGGGATATGGGTGTTTTTCCAGTAGCCCGAGTGTAAATATCTCCCAGGGATACAGCCTCTACAGTGCCTGAGTTAGTATAGCAGATACATTATCAGACATTTAGTCATTTCAGAAACAGATTGTTCAAAGTCACTCTGCTTGATATAAAGTGTATCCCTTACCTAGTCCAAATATAATGTAATATGCCCCCAGCTGTGTCTCATGAAACAGGGGACCAATCAGCTTTCCAGAGACATTAAAGGTTGTGAGGTTAAAGGTCACGGGATGTCCAAGCAGAGCTCCAGTCAGCCCAGACAGCAGGAGCAGTGAGAGGTCAGACACCTGAAAATAAGTTTGAGACAGTTTGGTGGGAGTATTCTAGAATGACTGGAAAATGAGTGTAGTTAACACAGTGACTCTGAAAATTTGGGATTATGGTCtatattgtaataataataatatgatttaTATAGTAACAATTGTGTTATTACAGCAATAAATATGTATAGGTGCCAAGCCAGAGATTGTCATACCTGGTCAGCAGGTAAAGTGGCAATCAGTAAGTCAGGAACAGAGTCACCTTGGAGATCTGGCAGAGAAACTGCCTGGGACTGGATCTCCCCTGGTGCTACCGACCACAGCTTCTTCCCTGAGGAGGAAAATACAATCGGTTACTCCTTACTGAACATTAAACTATtaactacaacacattattaaTACATCTACACAACTTCTAAAATGTTCATGCTTGTAGCTGTGAAACTGAACCATTAAAAGCCATGCATTTCTGTGGTTGTTGTCTGACCTGTGGTGCCGTTGACAGCAGTGAGGTGTGCAGACTCGATGAGCAGACACACGGGGCCGCTAGCTCGGTCTCTCTGGGCAGATAGGGGAATGGCGCTGTTGGGGAGGGCTCTGAGGGCAGCGCCCCCTGCTGGCAGTGGTGATGGGTGGGCTTCGTACTGCAGCCCACACTGGATGGACTCCACAGGATCCCTGAGGACCCTCCTCCAAAGCACCTCACCACTGAATGCAGATAGGGCCACCACACTGTActctgggagagacagagagggagaaagagaagggggtaAAGGTGGGTGGGGTTTATTACGTGTGGCAAATTGTGTGTTCTCAGCAGTTTACTGGGGCTAGCAGGATTAGATATGGAGATTAATATTACATAATCACTGGTAGATTTTTATGGTGTACAGTGAGGAGATGGGCTTGATACCGTTGTTGTTCCCCACAGAACGGGAGAGATGGGTATTGTTGCTCTTTTGAGTGACTCCTATTAGCACATCCTCAACTGAGTCATTGTCAACATCCCACAGTGCAAGAGGAGGTGGGGTAACACCTGAAGAAGAAGAAAACCACTGTTACAGACAGGAACGATTTGTAACTACTATTTACTAAACTAGACCTGCGGTTGCTTTGCTAATATGCTATTATAATAATCACGGTAATGTGTAATCATAGTAATCCAGACTGTGTAATATCCACCCCCTGACAAAGACAGTCAGCTAAATCTGAGTTTTGTGTTCTCAACTGCTTTCTCATACAGTTGACTTTATTGTAATGTTGACTGTGTGCTTATCTTAATCTAAAGCACTAGTCTACTCAGAGTCTGACCAGTCGGACCTGACCTGTAGTTTTCTCTTTCTCTGCTGTGAGGGAGAGGTGTATTGGTATCAGCAACCAGCAACATACGGGTAAACTGTAGTCTGTTTCATGTGTATTGTTTATACATTAGACTCCACACTCACCTCCCACATGATCACCCAGCTCTTTCTCCCACTGTGGCCGTTTGTCCAGTTCCCCATGCTGACAAGGCACCAGAAAGGCACACAGCAGCACCACCAGCATGGCACAGACCAGAGGCACCAGGAAAAACGCTGCCCGGATGGCTCCCCTCACCTTAGCCTTCTTCCCGTCCGGGTCAGCACTGGCACTGACACCCAATCCAGGGCCACCAGAGGCCCCAAGCCCCCCTCCATCCTCTACTCCCTCATCCCTGTTTGTCTCCCTCTGGCTCCAGTACTGCatgcccttctcctctctctcctgcctcttttTTCCAGGGAGCCGTTCTTTCCACGCAtcgtcatcctcctcttcctcctctgcctcctcttcatcccctacGAGCCTccctgttctgctccctctcagcTCTGAGGTACCTGTACCCATGCAGTTGCCCCTCCCCAGGCCATTGCGGGGATAGTTGAGGACCAGGTCGTCCTCCTCGCTCTCGTCCTCACTGTCGGCCTGAGTGAGGGGGTCATACTCTCCAAGCTCCGAGCCCTTCTTCCCTGTGAGGGacatacacacaaagacacacacggttaaccttttactgcagtgggctaaatcagggtcacacagagtgtttcttggtagtcttaaacaaatctacgtTGAAACAAAAGTATCCACCTGActcacatggttatgggcttaaaagtaaatgtcagatatagagttgaaatgtattacatttcgAGTTTGCATCCCCATATTACACTTAAtatatcacagaagactgaaatataacaaaaacttatgacatagaaacaccggataatgtttattaattatgacattctgaaaaatattaataacattccacccttGAGGCCACTAGCGCtcgatttggtcatttgactgcaggtcAGAGGTCTACGGATCTGTTCAGGAAACAAGGCCCAGGTGAAAACTAGAATGATCTGATAGAGCATGGTGGTGCCTGATAGAACGACAAGCATTCCAAAAGGACAGGGAAGTTACTCAAATATTGTTTATTTTAACACCAAATGAATTATGTTCtaccctggtcccagatctgtttgtactctTGCCGACTCTATTGTTcattgtttggcatgacaatgattGCCAAGTTAAATGAATGACCCCCATTACATGGCCTTATTTGTAGTTATTTGTTGAACACGAGATTTAAGCAAGTAGCTAAATCCGTTATAACATTATTATGACAGTGAGCACTGAGCAATCAAGCGACTTCGATGAGGCaccttactgtactgtacagtagctagctactgCGCCACATAGGATTGTGAATGATGCAATGTTTTTCTATTAAAGCTTGAAAAGAAACGAAATATCAAACATTGAAAATAAGTATCGTATTTCATCTCTCAATTCTGGACTGTcattaaacaaataaaaacatgatTTTTTGTTATTGCAATCAACATTACTGTAATTATTACTGTAGCCACAGCTGGCTGTTCTAGCTAGCTCACATGAACTAACAGAATGACACCAAAACAACATTGAAACACGACTGGTACAAAGACTACACAACATCCTTTTCACCCAATCAACCCTCATATCTATTTCCCAAATAATTGCAACGCGTCTCTTACCAGGCAATTTGAGAGCACGGGACAAAGCTGCAGCCATTGCAAATTGTAACGGCGCTGTGCTGCAGAATTGATCCTCTCATCCGACGGAGGCGTTGAAGaactgctatgtgtgtgtgtggacgtttCGGGACTGTAGCGAGTGCATTCTGGGAGACGTGTTTTCTTACCAAACATAGtcgcagagaggaagaggctacGTCAGCAGATGCTATTTAGCAGTGGGGTGTATTCATGAATGGCAAGGGAAGCCAGAAAATCCTCCAAAAATGTACCAATAACAAATGTATTTTTCGTCTCTGCGTTTTCAGAATTTATTTCAATGCGCAAGAGGTTGAATGTATCTCACCAGAGAAAGTATCCAAGAGagcaaaacagcgcccctctttctctgtatgcGTAGGCCATCTATCTCATGCGGTCTGGTCATAAAGGGTATGACATTTCTGCCGCCCGTAGTATTGAATGCAAGGAGgtatgcaagggaagccagcgagcgaGCATTTGGTCCCCCTTCATATAAAAAAAGATAAATAAAATAGCCAATCAGCGCTGAGATAAACtccaaaaaagtgtcaagggaagacAGTTTGTATTTGGTTTCACCCCTGTCACAGAGAAATATGTCATTGATCATagcaacttgaattgttgcatctcagagttgtgttgtacTCCAGTGTCTAGCTtgctaaaattgtccctttcctaaattaccCATGGATGGGGATagagatttggacttgtggttttacttaattctccgtactcGCCAATGACGGCGATTCTGATCCAATCATAaaatacattgtgcccctggactGAGAGGATGGAAGGTCTGTCATGccggtgatagaggacccaaaagcgacttaacagaaacagagtttattcaaatccaaacagggagtaacagaaatcctctagtctgtagagggaataacaagagaagcggccaagactgcaggtcgcttagccgggtaggcgcaggccgtagtagacagagacacctgctcacacgcagcatctgatgaaggcaaaaacacgacaggacagggcgaaacacaatcacagcatggtgaatacaaaacaaggaaccgacgggacaggaacggaacacaaaggaataaatagggactctaatcaggggaaaggatcgggaacaggtgtgggaagactaaatgatgattaggggaataggaacagctgggagcaggaacggaacgatagagagaggagagagagggagggggagagagagggatagaaaaagggaacgaacctaataagaccagcagggggaaacgaacagaaggaaaagcaaaatgacaagatgatataagacaaaacatgacagtaccccccactcaccgagcgcctcctggcgctctcgaggaggaacactggcggcaacggaggaaatcatagatcaaacggtccagcacgtcccgagaaagaacccaactcctctcctcaggaccgtaaatcgaaaaacgataaaaagggaaactagggtactactctaaaaaaaaaatgagaactagggacagactgagacacagcaagggcaggaacaagaacaggagagatgcgatggcagggaacagactgagacccagcaagaccaggagcagaagcagaaaaaaattaccagacttcttctgcgcgcagtctgaacacgcagccacgaaacggcgcgtgtcacgctcctgagtcggccaccaaaagcgctggcgaatagacgcaagagtgcctcgaacaccgggatgaccagctaacttggcagagtgagcccactgaagaacagccagacgagtggaaacaggaacgaaaaggaggttactaggacaagcgcgcggcgacgcagtgtgcgtgagtgcttgcttaacctgtctttcaattccccagactgtcaacccgacaacacgcccataaggaagaatccctcgagatcagtagaagccacagaagaactaaacagacgggataaggcatcaggcttggtgttcttgctacccggacggtaagaaatcacaaactcgaaacgagcgaaaaacaacgcccaacgagcttgacgggcattaagtcgtttggcagaacggatgtactcaaggttcttatggtctgtccaaacgacaaaaggaacggtcgccccctccaaccactgtcgccattcgcctagggctagcggatggcgagcagttcacggttacccacatcatagttgcgctcagatggcgacaggcgatgagaaaataagcgcaaggatgaaccttatcgtcgactggaagcgctgggatagaatggctcccacgcctacctctgaagcgtcaacctcgacaatgaattgtctagtgacgtcaggagtaacgaggataggagcggacgtaaaacgttcttttagaagatcaaaagctccctgggcggaaccggaccacttaaaacacgtcttgacagaagtaagagctgtgagaggggcagcaacttgaccgaaattacgaatgaaacgccgatagaaattagcgaaacctaaaaagcgctgcaactcgacacgtgaccttggaacgggccaatcactgacagcttgaccttagcggaatccatctgaatgccttcagcggaaataacggaaccgagaaaagtaacggaggagacatgaaaagagcacttctcagcctttacgtagagacaattctctaaaaggtg includes these proteins:
- the LOC124015513 gene encoding protein FAM234B-like; its protein translation is MAAALSRALKLPGKKGSELGEYDPLTQADSEDESEEDDLVLNYPRNGLGRGNCMGTGTSELRGSRTGRLVGDEEEAEEEEEDDDAWKERLPGKKRQEREEKGMQYWSQRETNRDEGVEDGGGLGASGGPGLGVSASADPDGKKAKVRGAIRAAFFLVPLVCAMLVVLLCAFLVPCQHGELDKRPQWEKELGDHVGGVTPPPLALWDVDNDSVEDVLIGVTQKSNNTHLSRSVGNNNEYSVVALSAFSGEVLWRRVLRDPVESIQCGLQYEAHPSPLPAGGAALRALPNSAIPLSAQRDRASGPVCLLIESAHLTAVNGTTGKKLWSVAPGEIQSQAVSLPDLQGDSVPDLLIATLPADQVSDLSLLLLSGLTGALLGHPVTFNLTTFNVSGKLIGPLFHETQLGAYYIIFGLGTVEAVSLGDIYTRATGKTPISPGLRLKDPGWEKLRKTNSSLIHISSGTEQVEFLVPLVAGLCNNHNSLDPISNLNSSRSDWVLVCGKLSSKLSVLREKDAHTEWTLTSSAIHSRPAPGQFNDDGIPDLLIQKSGAPRMRKVQVVDGASGRSLWETEFICPRLDLEGTSIMTSGQSAFLFWAGDPVRPPKNLTKTTVAPGAVQAMPVIRKLYMLHPAYPTILLELASTTDTILTAAVSYQEPQKDASYITVSSRPTSGLGPGSRVVKSTSLRAAITAGQIVRLGESSTAGVPVRPGVFEINKFFRRLTFKNH